Genomic segment of Passer domesticus isolate bPasDom1 chromosome 4, bPasDom1.hap1, whole genome shotgun sequence:
TCATGTGCAGACATAAAACTTGACATCTGTCTCTAATACAGAATTTTGTAGTTGTGTTCCCCCTGTGAACTTGGACAAATCAATTGGCATTTtattacttatttttttaacttgttgtaaataaatccttgtttgcttgttttgtttttgagaATTGCATTTAATATATATTGTCTTATTAAAGTGACTGTTAGATGTTGCATATTGCAGGTACTTTTTGCTCTGTGTGAACTACTTCTTTTATGGAGAGACTGTGGCTGATTACTTTGCTACATTTGTGCAAAGAAGAGAACAGCTGCAATTCCTCATTCGTTACCACAGATTTATATCTTTTGCCCTCTATTTAACAGGTAAGTGCAGGAAATCGCAAAAATGAAAGAACTTTGTGCTGCATTTgctcatttaattttaaagtattAATTATTCACCCTATTAATTTAAAGTATTGTTTCCCATCATTATGCCCTTCtagtttctttttcctcttagtGCTTGAGGAAATGAGGTGTTTGCAGTTATATTTTTCTTGTGAAAAGATGAGTACAAATTTTGCATTCActgagaagaagaagaaagcagCCTAAACAAGGGGATGATCTTGAGACAGTTGAGATAATAGTGCTCAAAATAGGTTGGCAAGCATTAATTTTGATTGCTGAAGACCTGGTGCTATTTTGGCAGGCTGTAGAGATGACTTCTGTGTGTAATTTCTGTGCTGGGTTGATTCTTTACTGTGCAAGTGTTTTCCTAGGTCTCCACTAATAGGATTtactaatatatttttaaactgaTTAGTCAAAATGCCCGAGTCTTAATTCTGTCTGCAAGATATTCAGATACTTTCCTCATGGAAAAGTTTCCTCCCTGTCCaaagaaaagctttaaaaaatttttttttaggaagaAGAGACACAAGTTGGTACCAATACTTTTTTGGTTATTGCTTTGTGGacatgtaaatacatttttttcagcaatACAGTTTAGCATAAAATTAAATCAGCTTAAGACTCAGATTGTTTTTTAAGGGATAGGTGCTTGCTATGCtacaaatatttctaaaatgtaCTGAGAAATCTGATCTTTGTGATGAACTGTCAGTTTTTctattgctatttttttttcttaaaccaaataaaaattCTGCTCAGTGCTTAGATCACAAACTTGAAACCAGCTTTGCAGAACTTGACCTTTTTCAGCTGGCTTTGGCTTGGGAAAACTAACTTAAATAATGCCTTGTGAGCTGGTGAGGGGAGACATGAGACAAGCCAAGCATGAGCAaaaggaggaggcagagcaTAGCAGAgccccctggcactgggatTGTGAGGTCACTGAGGGGCTGTCCATGCAGTTCAGGGGCTTTTGAGGGCCTCTGGTGGAGGAAGTTGCCACAGGAGAGCAGAAGTGCTCAATTAGCCGCTCAGAAAATTCTTTTTGGTCAGCTGAATTCTCCAACCCCTGTGCTTCACACTTGCATTGCCTGCAGTCGTATGCCGTTTGGGGGAAAGGGGCAAGCTGGTCTTTTcctgtaatttatttctgttaattGTTCAAAACTAGTTTGTTGGCCTGGCTTTTGAGTGGTTTTTAATAGTGATGATCTCCCTTGCTAAAAATTGATGTCCACAATGGGACCTTGTGTGTGCCTAGAAGGTTGTTCTTTACTGGTGGTTTACTATAGATGTTCTTTACTGATGTTAGCTAAATCTGTGTCAACTAAACCATAGTCTTGTATGAGAATAACTCTATATGTACTTTTAACTGAATATAAGCCAACTCTTCTAGCAGCAGAGGGATTAAAAACTGCTTCAAAAGAAGAGAATTACTGGTATATCACAGTTCAGTGTCATTAAATATAAGCTGGTACAAACTGCACTTGCTTTGTTTTACAGGATTCTGCATGTTTGTTTTGAGTTTAGTGAAGAAACATTATCGTCTGCAGTTTTACATGGTGTGTATTACCCACTTTGCTGTGCTCATTCATGTTCCCAATGCCACTAGGAACAGTCACATCCACGTGCTCACAAAATAGTTCGGAAGAGCGGTGTGGAAAATGTGCTTAAATTGAGAGTTACGTGAAATCAAGTCGTGCTGGACTCTATCTGTTCACCTTCCAgctgatgatgatgattatatCCCAGGATGTGGCCTCTCAGTCAGTACAAGCTGTCCTTGGTGAGGCCTTGTGCAAGTCCAGCATGATATGTTTCCCTTAGTGATAGGCTGATATGAAGGAGGTTGCTGGAGAAGGGGGATGCATCTCCCTGCCAGGTCTGAAGCCAAACAGTTCAGCATTGTGTGGAAAGTGGTTCTTGTGATTCAAGTGTTGCTGTCTGGAGGCCCCACTGAAGtaccatgaagggtcttgatctTAACCCCTGTGTGAAATATTTATTCCATGACATTTCACAGCTGTTCTGGTCTTTTGCTCTGCAGTGTCTCAATAGATCATTGATGTATTAAAAGAAACCAGCATTTTCATCTCTCATATTTGTCCACCTAATAATCAGCGTAGTAGCTAAGTAACAGCATGAACCTTTTTCTTGTGTGTATCTTATATGTTGAAAACTAATTCTGTAACATTGCAGgttaaaacaaaagcaaacagccAAAACACCCCACGGACAACACCCCACCTCCCACTTCTATGTAGGAATGATTAGAAATCACAGTGGAACAACAGTGCAGTACAGCTCCTGTCTTGAAAGAACTTGAGCAATCAGGGCATTGCACAATTTAAAGATTTCCTAAAGCTCTGGTAATGCAGTTAACCCTTCTGTTTCTGCACTGCTTTAGGTAGCACTTTACCACTGAGGATTCCCAGTTCTAGACTAGGACTTAACTGAGCCTTATAATAACATGTAAAAAGATCTTTTACTCAAAATAATATACCCTGTTTGTAGGAGTGTTTACCTGACAGTGAGATGCAGCTTTTCTAGTCTTTCTCTTCTAatctgcaaaaaaaacccccaaaagaactCATCTTCAGATTGGCACAACCTAAATATGTTAACttgctattatttttttcctttttcctcttctggaaAGAAGGTGAAAATGTGTAGTGACAGTTCATGTGACTTGGTGTCTGCccagaaaacattaaaatgtgACTACCCAGGAAATGCAACAAAATGAAGTGAAGCCATGTATTTACTGTGTGGTAACACAATGTTTAGGAAGAAAAGGAGAGTCTATCCCATCCCTagaagtgtccaaagccaggctggatggggccctgagcaacctggtctagtggaaagtgtccctgcctgtaGTGAAGGGGTTGGAActatgatctttaaggtcctttccaaccaaACTGCTCCATGATTCTAGCAGAGGAGGTATTTGGGTTTAGGTGGTGTTCCAGTGTCACTGTACAAATACTAAAAActttgctgcagagctgcattaATTAACCAGCAGGTAATCCTTTCAGAAACCTTTTGTCATTTTCTTGTAGCCTCCCCACTCTGCCCTTTAAGGCTTCTCCAGTTCTTTTATCTGGAAGTAGAGTCTGGCTGCCATAGGTAAACACATGTGATAAGAGAATTAAAGAAGTAGGACATTTTGAGTGTAAATGGCTCAGACATTTAGAGTGCTTAAGTTTGTTGTATCTTGAGAATAGTTCTTGATTTAAAAGCATTTGGAAAATAAATCTATTGCAGAATCTTTACTGGTAACCTGTTTGGAAATCACTTTATTGCACACTGGCTCTACAGATTAAACACCAAGTACATACAGCAGTACTGAACTAAATGATTGTTTAAATAACCAtgcccttaaaaacaaacactTCATTTTTGCTAATCCTGAGAATTTTCATGTTTCATAAGTGTATTCTGTTGTGAGAAACATCCACATCTGTGTAACAGTAGTCTTTCATGAGTAGTTCACTGCCATTTTATTGTTACAGTTCTAACCTGTCTGTTATATGTATATACAGAATATCACATTGCTTAAACTTCTTTGCTGCTTTCATGCTGGAGGTGTAGGTCTTATTAAATCAGGTGTTAAAACTGCATGTTAAAAAATTCTGTGTGGAGGTAAGTGATGGAGAAACCTGCTGAAGTTTTAGAACTTGCTTCAGAAAGCCAGCTCATTTGTGATATACTGTATGCCCACATCTCTTGCATTATCACTAGAACTGGTGCTCCTCAGTAGCTCCTGTAGCTATGTGCCAGGATTGATGGAGGTCTGCGGGTCGGTGTTTTCACTAACTGTTGTGTTGTTGCATTGTTAACAGTTCGCATGGACTCATGTCACTTTGCTGATCACTGTAACTCAATCTCATCTTGTCATCCAAAATCTCTTTGAAGGCATGATCTGGTAAGGGGACAGTAACAAACTGATTTGTACCTCTATTGCTTTGAAAGGTTGGTTCTTTTGGATAGATCTCGTTAGGGAATAATTGTGGGAACAGTTAAGCAGGACAAATTATAGGAGCATTAATGTTTAATTGGAAGGGGAATCAGAGGAATTGGGAGTGGAGGTAAAGCATACAGGAGAGGAAGCAGAAACCTCTTTATCTAGATTGACAGACACAAGTCTGATAGTTTTGAACAATCACTTCATTTACTTGCAGGGAATAGGATTGATTGCATGCGAGGTCAACTAGTTTCCACAGCGTTTTGCTGAGCAGATGAATATCCAGCAATTCTTTTGCAATTACTTGGGAGCTTCGAGTTGCTGAGAGCTATTGAAGTTGGACCATTTAATTTGAAATCCCTAATCTGGCTATGttccctgcagcctgtcctgttCAAATAAATTCACagtacttaaaatattttaagagttTTAATCTTGGTTGTGGTTGGGCAACATTTGTGCCTCATTTTCAGTAATACATTAAATTTTGGCAATGCAGTTAAACTTGATTACGTAAAGCCACTCCTCAGAGAGTGGGTGTGTTTTCCTACCCCTCTCTTCTTCAGGGACAGGGTAAATTTCAAGTcgagaaagaaggaagaagcatgTGGAAGATGGTTTGTGTTCTTCCCAAGGACATAATGCTGTatgttctcctcttcctcatatATGTACATCTGGGGAGATTATTGCAGACAAGGCATACTTCCAGTCAGAAAGAGAGCCCAAAACCTTTGAAAAAGTTTCTGTATACAAATACTTTTCATAGTGATTATGTTCATGTGTCCAAAGCTGAACCTAGTTTCTTTGTTAACTTACTATTTCTTGTTGCCACTTTTGCTAGACAATTTGGCAGAAGATCAAAAAAATCTGACTTTTTAGCTTATTAATATATCCCTGCTTtgaaaaggagggggaaaagaagagTGCTTAATAGGCTTGAATAGCAACTTCAGATGCAGTCTACACGCAAATATCACTTTAAAAGCTGCTCCAAACTGACaataaggggggaaaaaaaaggaaaattattttctttttatttagttgtcatttaaaattttttagtAATTTGCTTGTTTTGATGTCACCTAAAACACTAACATGTTGAATTCTTCTCACCTGTGGTACCAGTCTTTAAGCCTGGTAGGAAAAAGCCAGCCCGTTCATGTTTTAAGCTCATGCACCAAAATAACACTGTAACTTGAACTAACATGAATCTGCTATGATGCAGTTTGGCTGAAGACTAAAACCAGTATAGCTAAGTGTGGTGCTCATGGGGAACGAGGTGAACACATTATAAAACATAATTCCTTCTAAATACTGCAGAAAAATTTCCCAGAAAGAAATTCGGCTCTTTCAATTTTAGTGCGGTGTTTAGGTTCAGAcagtttttctctgtgaaaCTTTTAATGCCTTTCTCTAGGTTTCTGGTTCCAATTTCAAGTGTTATCTGCAATGACATTACCGCTTATATttttggattcttctttggcaGAACTCCATTAATTAAGGTAGGTGCTTAGGCACTTCCTTGTTAACAAGCTTTTACAATCTACAGCAATTTTGTTACTTGTTCAAAAACAtgttaatggaaaaaaatactttgcacCGTACTGCATGATTCACATCTTTGCTAAAAAAGCCCAAACTTACTATCCTGTTCCTGAAAATTTGAATATGGGAAACTGGGATTAATGTGAATGTGATATTGGCGTTACAGGATAATGCAGTTTGAGCCTATTGCATCATAATTTATAATTGCATTCTTTTCAGATTTCAGATGCAGGTTTGGCTGCATACTTATTGCACAGAAACTTTTTGAAATAAGCCACTAGATCATATATACCTGCTCCTCTTGTTGACTTGAGAAGGGCTCAAGCATTAATCTTCCTATTCTAGTAGAATATGCAAGATGCCACAGAAACCatgaattattttcttgatgtcaTCATGTTAACTTTTGGGGATTTAGTTGGTTCTGATACTAAAAGGCTCTTAAATTGAAAATGTGATAGTATTTGGTAACAGCTTGGCACACTGCTCTCTCTAGTTATTTGCTGTATTTGTTATCCAGTCTGTCTGCAGAAAGCTGGTGTCTCCTGAGGAGCATCCCCAGCAGTGGTTGTGTCACACCCGGGTTTCTGACACTGTCTGAATGGGCCCTTGCTTGCAGAGctctcacacagagctgaggTGTGCTCATGCAGGTCTCCCAGTCTTCTGCTTGAAGGGAGTTCAGCTGCTTAATGTGGGTCAGATGCAGCctccagacagcagcagcacatgggaTGGGAGCTCTCCCTTCCCTCAAATTGGCCACTGGCACCAGCCAgagttggttggttgggttttcccCACCTTGGGGAAGGGGTCGTGGCCATAATAGAAGAGTATGGAATAGAGAAGATCACATtcagtggctgcagctgctgacaTTTAGTATTTGACATAAACCTTTGGAAAACAAAGTAGGAGGTTAATTTTCACAAACGAGATCAAGAAATTCAGTAAAAAAGGGTGCAATGATTTAACTGATGGACTAACACTATCTCTTTTGTGCCTAGCTGTCTCCCAAGAAGACCTGGGAAGGGTTCATTGGAGGCTTCTTTTCCACTGTTGTATTTGGATTTATTGTAAGTAAGCACAGGACACTCGTAGACCCAAAGAATGGTCatgtttggaagggacctttaagatcatctcATTgcaatccccctgccatggacaggagcagctttcaCTACCCTAGATTGCTCAaggtcttgaacacttccaggcacATGGGAATTTCCTTGTATAGAATCAGTCTTCATATTTTTACTTGAAATAACCAAATTTATCACTAATTTTATGTGAAACTCCTGAAGGCCTCAGGGttagggtgtttttttttgcCTAGAGAATTCTGCCAATTCATAACTAGCTGGAAAGAGTAGGCAAGGTTTTAACCTCTACTGAAGAGATCATATTGACcattttctgccatttctgtTACAGTATCTGGAATAATTTTATCTATTAGTTGCACCCCTATTTTGAAATTGAAGTTTATCAATACCATTATTTATGTTTTGTGAAGTAGTCCTTCTTTGTTACATGCTTTATAATGATATTTCTCCTGGAAATCAGTTTACTCAAATGATATGCACAGATAATGATACCATCATAATTAACTGTTGTGATAAGTAATTTGTCACCAAGGTCAGCAGAACTCATAATAGCCAAACTTAGTAGAGGAGATATTCAAGTTTTAATGGAAAAGTGGACTGCAAAAAAAATATGAGTTGATGACATTTATGGATTTTATAATGCAGAAGATAGAAATCTAAGAGATAGAAAAAGGAAAGTAATTTGGAAAATCATCACTAAGCTCATGGAACAACTGCCTTGTTGAGGCAGTCTCTAGTTTAAGCAGGCTGGTTTTTCTCCATTCTGTGTCTCTTATTAGAAAGATTTTTATTACCCTGAGCTTGTGGTGATAAAGCAATTTACTATGTTTTTTTGAGTGTAATAACAAATGCCTGATTCAGGAGTTCTTGTTTTACTTttcagttttcttattttttggCTCAACATCAGTACTTTGTCTGCCCTGTGGAATACAACAGTGAAACCAACAGATTTGTGACAGAGTGTGAACCTTCAGAGCTCTTCCATATGAAGACGTACTCTGTGCCACCATTGCTTCAGGCTGTGTTGGGATgggtaagagaaaaaaaacaaacaggctTTAGTTGAAATTGGAATCATACTTCCCAGCTTAAATGGATTTCCAAATCATTTTAGAAGGTTATCTGAAGGTTGGTAAAGCTTAACATTACGAACTGAGTCAATACCATGATCCCCTGCATTGCTCATACAGGGGATGTGGTCACCCAGTCAGAATCACCGCTGGAGTCACCTGAGGGAACCTGCCTGTGTTCTCTTTGTGCTGCACGTGGATGCTGCTTAAGCATTTTGCAAACTTATTTTTGAAGAGCAACCTTTGAATTTTTTGTGGGAAGTGGACAAAGGCTTGTTATGGCCTGAATTAGTGGCAAGCTGAAGTAAGCATGTAGAACTTCATTCTCTTTTCAGCTAGTGTGTAACTGCTTTTAGGATTGGAGTTTTACTCTCTTCACCATGCAGAATCCTGTGTGTTAGTGCCATTACTTCCATGCTGTGTGAAAAAGTACTACCAGCAATAGTTACATGTAATATACTCGCCGACCCTTTAAATATGTAAGCTAAAAATGTCTACAATAAAACATATTGAAACACAgtgttaattatttttcttgtagGAAACAGTGAATATGTACCCATTCCAGATGCACAGCTTTGCACTGTCAACATTTGCCTCATTAATTGGGCCATTTGGAGGATTCTTTGCCAGTGGATTTAAAAGAGCTTTCAAAATCAAGGTATGTAATGAATCCTGTAAgccttcttttgtttttctctttggatTAGATAAATTGGTgggttaggggtttttttagtccTTCATTGTAGTTGTATTTCTAATAAGTTGCAacaatgttttggctggtttttagtaTCAGAAACGGGACTCAGTTTTATCAGGTGTGCGTGTGTGATATTCTTTAAATTTTGCCTAGTCAGCATGTGACTTCAGTGCTGGAAATCTAAGAATAATTTGGTTGCATAGTTTGGACAATAGTTACTCTTCCAAATCGTGTTGCAGAAGTGGTTTAGACAAGCAAGATGTGAGGTATTATACTTGACATGAAGGGCAATCTGTAGACACCTCAGAAGTGCTGACAGTGGTTTACCCTTCACATTTTGGCTGGCTGGTTTTTACGGGTGGCATTGGTGTCACAGGCAGATGCTGGTGCGTCAGGCTCACCAAAGCATGAGATGTTTGGCTGCCTTTTCCAAACATCTGCCTTGTAACAGGAGCGTGTACCAGCAAATTATGTGACCTGCTACCCTCTGTTTATT
This window contains:
- the CDS1 gene encoding phosphatidate cytidylyltransferase 1 isoform X3, giving the protein MISGFFLIIYLGSFMLMLLVLSIQVKCYHEIITIGYRVYHSYDLPWFRSLSWYFLLCVNYFFYGETVADYFATFVQRREQLQFLIRYHRFISFALYLTGFCMFVLSLVKKHYRLQFYMFAWTHVTLLITVTQSHLVIQNLFEGMIWFLVPISSVICNDITAYIFGFFFGRTPLIKLSPKKTWEGFIGGFFSTVVFGFIFSYFLAQHQYFVCPVEYNSETNRFVTECEPSELFHMKTYSVPPLLQAVLGWETVNMYPFQMHSFALSTFASLIGPFGGFFASGFKRAFKIKDFADTIPGHGGIMDRFDCQYLMATFVHVYITSFIRGPNPSKLLKQLLILQPEQQLSVYKILKSHLVEKGILQPSLRG
- the CDS1 gene encoding phosphatidate cytidylyltransferase 1 isoform X2; amino-acid sequence: MCVALLLLLEQEVDLEERLHELDLRSDSDIPDVPPPTDSTPEILKRALSGLSARWKNWWIRGILSLAMISGFFLIIYLGSFMLMLLVLSIQVKCYHEIITIGYRVYHSYDLPWFRSLSWYFLLCVNYFFYGETVADYFATFVQRREQLQFLIRYHRFISFALYLTGFCMFVLSLVKKHYRLQFYMFAWTHVTLLITVTQSHLVIQNLFEGMIWFLVPISSVICNDITAYIFGFFFGRTPLIKLSPKKTWEGFIGGFFSTVVFGFIFSYFLAQHQYFVCPVEYNSETNRFVTECEPSELFHMKTYSVPPLLQAVLGWETVNMYPFQMHSFALSTFASLIGPFGGFFASGFKRAFKIKDFADTIPGHGGIMDRFDCQYLMATFVHVYITSFIRGPNPSKLLKQLLILQPEQQLSVYKILKSHLVEKGILQPSLRG
- the CDS1 gene encoding phosphatidate cytidylyltransferase 1 isoform X1; the encoded protein is MSARRRRRAATEQEEEEEEEEEAAEAGSDKEVDLEERLHELDLRSDSDIPDVPPPTDSTPEILKRALSGLSARWKNWWIRGILSLAMISGFFLIIYLGSFMLMLLVLSIQVKCYHEIITIGYRVYHSYDLPWFRSLSWYFLLCVNYFFYGETVADYFATFVQRREQLQFLIRYHRFISFALYLTGFCMFVLSLVKKHYRLQFYMFAWTHVTLLITVTQSHLVIQNLFEGMIWFLVPISSVICNDITAYIFGFFFGRTPLIKLSPKKTWEGFIGGFFSTVVFGFIFSYFLAQHQYFVCPVEYNSETNRFVTECEPSELFHMKTYSVPPLLQAVLGWETVNMYPFQMHSFALSTFASLIGPFGGFFASGFKRAFKIKDFADTIPGHGGIMDRFDCQYLMATFVHVYITSFIRGPNPSKLLKQLLILQPEQQLSVYKILKSHLVEKGILQPSLRG